One region of Permianibacter fluminis genomic DNA includes:
- a CDS encoding acetyl ornithine aminotransferase family protein, whose amino-acid sequence MNSAHIKTELPGPKARALIARDKAVISPSYPRDYPFAMSHGKGVEVWDVDGNRFLDFAAGIAVCSTGHSHPTVVSAIKAAADQFLHISSDYWHEHQVKLGERINELNPMAEPVLSFMCQSGTEAVEGALKLARYVTGRQRFIGFLGGFHGRTMGSLSFTSSKYTQQKGFFPSMPGVTHVPYPNNYRPLLHGEDQGVAVLNYIENVLFQSNVPASEVAGIVIEPMQGEGGYLVPPDGFLKGLRELCDRHGILLIFDEVQSGVGRTGKMFASQHWGVAPDIMTLAKGLGSGMPIGLVVAKKKHMEKWQRGAHGNTYGGNPLCCAAATATLDLVESEYCANAAEVGEYFMTKLRALQTRFDCIGEVRGKGLFIGMELVLDRRGKKPAKELCDQLITRAYHNGLLLLSCGSSTVRFMPPLLVSRAQIDEAMTIIEVSLKEALG is encoded by the coding sequence ATGAACAGTGCCCACATCAAAACCGAATTGCCGGGCCCTAAGGCCCGAGCCTTGATTGCTCGCGACAAGGCAGTGATTTCACCGTCCTATCCGCGTGATTATCCGTTTGCGATGTCGCATGGTAAAGGCGTCGAAGTCTGGGATGTCGACGGCAATCGCTTTCTCGATTTCGCGGCCGGTATTGCTGTCTGTTCAACCGGCCACAGTCATCCGACGGTGGTCAGCGCCATCAAGGCGGCGGCCGATCAGTTCCTGCACATTTCCAGTGACTACTGGCACGAACATCAAGTCAAACTCGGTGAGCGCATCAACGAACTGAATCCGATGGCCGAGCCGGTGCTGAGTTTCATGTGTCAGTCCGGTACCGAAGCGGTTGAAGGCGCATTAAAGTTGGCGCGCTATGTCACCGGTCGGCAACGCTTCATTGGTTTTCTCGGCGGCTTCCATGGCCGCACGATGGGGTCACTGTCGTTTACCTCCAGCAAATACACCCAGCAAAAAGGTTTCTTTCCGAGCATGCCGGGTGTGACCCATGTGCCGTACCCGAACAATTACCGGCCGCTGCTGCACGGAGAAGATCAGGGCGTCGCCGTGCTCAATTACATCGAAAACGTGTTGTTCCAGAGCAATGTGCCAGCCAGCGAAGTCGCCGGCATCGTGATCGAACCGATGCAGGGAGAGGGCGGCTATCTGGTGCCGCCGGATGGCTTTCTGAAAGGTCTGCGCGAACTCTGCGATCGGCACGGCATTCTGCTGATCTTCGATGAAGTGCAATCGGGTGTCGGGCGCACCGGCAAGATGTTTGCGAGTCAGCATTGGGGCGTTGCGCCCGACATCATGACACTGGCCAAAGGCTTGGGCTCCGGCATGCCGATCGGGCTGGTCGTTGCCAAGAAAAAACACATGGAAAAATGGCAGCGCGGCGCCCATGGCAACACCTACGGCGGCAATCCACTCTGCTGTGCCGCGGCAACTGCCACGCTCGATCTGGTGGAAAGCGAATACTGCGCCAATGCCGCTGAAGTTGGTGAGTACTTCATGACCAAACTGCGCGCGCTGCAAACCCGGTTCGACTGCATCGGTGAGGTGCGCGGCAAAGGCCTGTTTATCGGCATGGAGCTGGTGCTGGATCGCCGCGGCAAAAAGCCGGCCAAGGAACTCTGCGACCAGCTGATCACCCGCGCCTATCACAACGGCTTGTTACTGTTGTCCTGCGGCAGCAGCACCGTGCGCTTCATGCCGCCACTGCTGGTGAGCCGCGCCCAGATTGACGAAGCGATGACGATCATCGAAGTGAGTTTGAAGGAAGCGCTGGGCTGA
- a CDS encoding S9 family peptidase yields MKFAANPAWATVLLGIACVATAAEKPALELSDMARLQDVSSPVFAPDNERIAYVVSTANTDSDASVSDLWLVSYRGGAPRQLTQTPFASEWSPRWSPDGKWLAFLSDRGDDESTQLWLLPADGGEARQLSSLKAGIEDFDWAPDGKRIVLVAEDPAPEQGKDSRGKDKPEPPRVITRYQFKEDGRDYLTDRYQHLYLLNVADGSAEQITTGSQDDMLPAWSPDGKQIAFVSRRVAGTAGDAERTLNFDVYTVAPAVGSEARRISAFNGTDVDPYWESRPEWSPDSRKLVWLQSGEDKWIYYAPWQLTVADLVSGKITTPARIDRCFYKPRWSADGKSIYALVEQSRNTWLAQIDPNESNPANAIRYVSDGNRFGYDYALSKNGRIALLDSDDRTPFELTALEPGAKQPGRALTAHNQFLTERKLQPAEDISFTSDGQRIDGFLMKPVGYEPGKRYPTILRIHGGPVYQFSHEFMFDWQFYAAKGFAVVAVNPRGSSGRGFDFAKAIYADWGNVDVKDVLAGVDHVVKLGVADPDRLGVGGWSYGSILTNYVIASDKRFKAAVSGAGTSNMLGNYGHDQYVREYELELGRPWENFDAYARVSFPFLHADRISTPTLFQCAEKDFNVPCLGAEQMYQALRSLRVPTQLVIFPGENHGLTVPSYLQDRLQRNLEWYERFLKTP; encoded by the coding sequence ATGAAGTTTGCTGCCAACCCGGCCTGGGCGACCGTGCTGCTCGGCATTGCGTGTGTGGCCACCGCGGCGGAAAAACCGGCGCTTGAGCTGTCCGACATGGCCCGACTGCAAGACGTCAGTTCGCCGGTATTTGCTCCCGACAACGAGCGCATCGCCTATGTCGTGAGCACGGCCAATACCGACAGTGATGCCAGCGTCAGCGATCTGTGGCTGGTCTCGTATCGGGGTGGCGCGCCACGGCAATTGACCCAGACGCCGTTTGCCAGTGAATGGTCGCCACGCTGGAGTCCGGATGGTAAATGGCTGGCGTTTCTGTCCGATCGCGGTGACGACGAAAGTACGCAACTCTGGCTGCTGCCAGCCGATGGCGGTGAAGCGCGTCAGCTCAGTTCCCTGAAAGCCGGCATCGAGGACTTTGACTGGGCGCCGGATGGCAAGCGCATCGTGCTGGTGGCGGAAGACCCGGCGCCGGAGCAGGGCAAAGATTCGCGCGGCAAGGACAAGCCGGAACCGCCGCGCGTCATCACCCGCTATCAATTCAAGGAAGACGGCCGCGATTATCTGACCGATCGCTACCAGCATCTGTATCTGCTGAATGTCGCCGACGGCAGTGCCGAGCAGATTACCACTGGCAGTCAGGACGATATGCTGCCGGCTTGGTCGCCCGATGGTAAGCAGATCGCATTTGTCTCGCGTCGCGTTGCTGGCACAGCAGGTGATGCCGAGCGCACGCTGAACTTTGATGTCTACACAGTCGCCCCGGCCGTCGGTAGTGAGGCGCGCCGGATCAGCGCCTTCAACGGCACCGATGTCGATCCATACTGGGAATCACGCCCCGAGTGGTCACCGGATAGTCGCAAACTGGTCTGGCTGCAAAGCGGTGAAGACAAATGGATTTACTACGCGCCGTGGCAGCTGACCGTCGCCGATTTGGTCAGCGGCAAAATCACCACGCCGGCCCGGATTGATCGCTGTTTCTACAAACCGCGTTGGTCGGCTGATGGCAAATCAATTTACGCGCTGGTCGAACAAAGCCGCAATACCTGGCTGGCCCAAATCGATCCCAATGAAAGCAATCCAGCCAACGCCATTCGCTACGTCAGCGACGGCAACCGCTTTGGCTACGACTACGCGCTCAGCAAAAATGGCCGCATCGCACTGCTCGACAGCGATGACCGCACGCCGTTTGAACTGACCGCGCTGGAACCCGGTGCCAAGCAGCCGGGCCGCGCGCTGACCGCGCACAATCAGTTCCTGACCGAGCGTAAGCTGCAACCCGCCGAAGACATCAGCTTTACCAGTGACGGCCAACGCATCGACGGCTTTCTGATGAAACCGGTTGGCTATGAACCGGGCAAGCGTTACCCGACCATCCTGCGCATCCATGGCGGCCCGGTTTATCAGTTCTCGCACGAATTCATGTTTGACTGGCAGTTCTATGCCGCCAAGGGTTTTGCCGTGGTTGCGGTCAATCCGCGCGGTTCGTCCGGTCGCGGTTTTGATTTCGCCAAGGCCATTTACGCCGACTGGGGCAATGTCGATGTCAAAGACGTACTGGCCGGCGTCGATCATGTGGTCAAACTGGGCGTTGCCGATCCGGACCGGCTCGGCGTCGGTGGCTGGAGCTATGGTTCGATCTTGACCAACTACGTCATTGCCAGCGACAAACGATTCAAAGCGGCCGTCAGCGGTGCCGGCACCTCGAACATGCTCGGCAATTACGGTCACGATCAATACGTGCGCGAATACGAGCTGGAGCTTGGCAGACCCTGGGAGAATTTTGACGCCTACGCCAGAGTCAGTTTCCCGTTCCTGCATGCCGACCGCATCAGCACGCCCACGCTGTTCCAGTGCGCGGAAAAAGATTTCAATGTGCCCTGTCTCGGCGCCGAGCAGATGTATCAGGCGCTGCGCTCACTGCGGGTGCCGACCCAGCTGGTGATTTTCCCCGGCGAGAATCATGGCCTGACGGTACCGAGCTATTTGCAGGACCGCTTGCAGCGCAATCTGGAGTGGTATGAACGTTTTCTGAAAACGCCGTAG
- a CDS encoding aldehyde dehydrogenase family protein, with protein sequence MSFQLTYSTMFNPPAELHQRFDAAVARVVAGLGRRYGCFIDGADRSPATTKMLHSPIDRELVLGEFADASAAEADIAMQAAHRAFAQWRKTSMTERMRLLRKAAVLMEARVYEIAAALTLEVGKNRMEALGEAQETVDFFRVYCDHYEREGGFYHPLPNDPVNGYISRNRSVMKPHGAWVVITPFNFPFALAGGPVAAALVTGNTVVLKGATTTPWAGRLLADCMRDAGFPAGVFNYVSGSGRVVGEALISHPLTAGVTFTGSYETGMAIARKMLSGAYPRPCIAEMGGKNACIVTAEADLERAALGITRSAFGMAGQKCSALSRLYVHSSVADKLIEQLQQHLGEIRIGNPLEQKHWLGPVATEAGYRAYGEYSALLRTQGSRLLIGGHYLRDGDNSRGYYVKPTLAEASDQHPLWQQEMFLPILMINRCSSNDEAMAKANATPLGLTAGIYGSRDEVSWFHEHIEAGVTYANRPQGATTGAWPGYQPFGGWKGSSTTGKAIASFYYLAQYLREQSQTVVE encoded by the coding sequence ATGAGTTTTCAGTTGACCTATTCGACCATGTTCAATCCGCCAGCGGAGTTGCACCAGCGGTTTGACGCGGCGGTCGCGCGCGTGGTCGCCGGACTCGGACGTCGCTACGGTTGTTTTATCGATGGCGCTGATCGGTCGCCGGCCACCACCAAAATGCTGCACAGTCCGATCGATCGCGAGCTGGTGCTTGGCGAGTTCGCCGATGCCAGCGCTGCCGAAGCCGACATTGCCATGCAGGCCGCGCATCGTGCGTTTGCCCAGTGGCGAAAAACCTCGATGACCGAGCGCATGCGCCTGCTGCGCAAAGCGGCCGTGCTGATGGAAGCCCGGGTGTATGAAATCGCCGCCGCACTGACGCTGGAAGTGGGCAAAAACCGGATGGAAGCACTCGGCGAAGCCCAGGAAACGGTCGACTTCTTCCGCGTCTATTGCGATCACTATGAACGCGAAGGCGGCTTTTATCATCCGCTGCCAAACGATCCGGTCAACGGCTATATCTCGCGCAATCGCAGCGTCATGAAACCGCACGGCGCCTGGGTGGTGATCACGCCATTCAATTTCCCGTTTGCCCTCGCTGGCGGCCCGGTGGCTGCCGCACTTGTCACCGGCAATACCGTGGTGCTGAAAGGCGCAACAACCACGCCATGGGCCGGACGCCTGCTGGCCGACTGCATGCGCGATGCCGGTTTTCCGGCCGGCGTTTTCAACTATGTCAGTGGTAGCGGCCGGGTCGTTGGTGAGGCGCTGATCAGTCATCCGCTGACCGCCGGCGTCACCTTCACTGGCTCCTACGAAACCGGCATGGCCATCGCCAGAAAAATGCTGAGCGGTGCCTATCCCCGGCCGTGCATTGCCGAGATGGGCGGCAAGAATGCCTGCATCGTCACCGCCGAGGCCGATCTGGAGCGTGCTGCGCTCGGCATCACCCGCTCGGCGTTTGGCATGGCTGGCCAAAAATGCTCGGCACTGTCACGGCTTTATGTCCACAGCAGCGTTGCCGACAAGTTGATTGAACAACTGCAGCAGCACCTAGGTGAAATCCGCATCGGCAATCCGCTCGAACAAAAACACTGGCTGGGGCCGGTTGCCACCGAAGCCGGTTACCGTGCTTATGGCGAATACAGTGCGCTGCTGCGCACGCAAGGCAGCCGGTTGTTGATCGGCGGACACTATCTGCGTGATGGCGACAACAGCCGTGGCTACTACGTCAAACCAACGCTGGCCGAAGCCAGTGATCAACATCCGCTGTGGCAGCAGGAAATGTTCCTGCCCATTCTGATGATCAACCGCTGCAGCAGTAACGATGAAGCCATGGCCAAGGCCAATGCGACGCCACTGGGTCTGACTGCCGGCATTTACGGCAGCCGCGACGAGGTCAGCTGGTTTCACGAGCACATCGAAGCCGGCGTCACCTACGCCAACCGGCCGCAGGGGGCGACCACCGGTGCCTGGCCCGGCTATCAGCCGTTTGGTGGCTGGAAAGGTTCCAGCACCACCGGCAAGGCAATCGCCTCGTTCTATTACCTCGCGCAATACCTGCGCGAACAGTCACAAACTGTCGTGGAGTAA
- a CDS encoding CehA/McbA family metallohydrolase, which translates to MPRMWIAFASIGLGLLCAANANAAREPVLKQIQLPHSYYWREMYLPQLSSGPSAAAFLPDGKSVVYSMAGSLWRQALGSDDASELTHGPGYDYQPDVAPDGRSLIFVRHDQDALELWRLDLTTGKQQQLTRSGVSNVEPRLSPDGRQLAFVSTRADEHGDNAGRFNLYLADVTDAGLANIRPLVANRQSKIDRYYYSTFDHAVNPSWSPDGKRIVYVGNPEVAWGSGDLWSVSVSDPNDRYRVLVEETTWAAKPEFAPDGKRLLYSSYQGRQWHQLWLTTATGQSPLPLTFGEFDRRNARWSRDGQRVLYISNEQGNSSLWLQDVIGGKRQQITANSRHFQRPIAELRLQLRDDRGQPLAARVTALASDGRHYGPDDSWLHADDGFDRRQQAHEHHYFHCQQRCVLTAPVGELTLIIQHGFAMSIAQQTLQLKPGSRELTVTLHDNALPAEFGSHLSADLHVHMNYGGQYRQQLAGLAAQAQAEDLDVVYNLIVNKEQRIPDIGEFKTTADQFGPTTIFQGQEFHTSYWGHLGLLHLDDHYLTPDFSSYRHTALASPYPHNGVIADLAHEQQALMGYVHPFDWRIVPEQEKKLTNLLPVDVALGKTDYYELVSFADHLATAEVWHRLLNLGFKLAAAAGTDAMTNYASLRGPVGLNRVFLAVEKPSPTALKAAIKNGHGFVSNAPLLGLTVNGVAPGDTLQLPAGATRVEIHAAVRSNTPVPMVEILHNGKVLKRIKTDRSGMRADFSGALELTESGWILLRAYNPEPHALVQDLYAYGSTNPVWLELPGKPQRAPEDAAYFLRWIDRIIDDAGQRTDYNTEQEREKTLQYLRAGRAVFEEKAKPAAK; encoded by the coding sequence ATGCCCCGTATGTGGATAGCGTTTGCCTCAATTGGGTTGGGTTTGCTGTGCGCAGCGAATGCCAACGCCGCACGCGAACCGGTGCTCAAACAAATCCAGCTGCCGCACAGCTATTACTGGCGCGAGATGTATCTGCCGCAGCTGAGCAGCGGGCCGTCCGCTGCGGCGTTTTTGCCGGATGGCAAGTCGGTGGTGTACAGCATGGCGGGATCGTTGTGGCGACAAGCGCTTGGCAGCGACGACGCCAGCGAGCTGACGCATGGCCCCGGTTACGACTATCAACCGGACGTTGCGCCGGACGGTCGCAGCCTGATCTTTGTTCGCCACGATCAGGATGCGCTCGAACTGTGGCGGCTGGATCTCACAACCGGCAAACAGCAGCAACTGACACGCAGCGGGGTCAGCAATGTCGAGCCGCGGCTGTCGCCGGATGGCAGGCAACTGGCGTTTGTTTCCACCCGGGCCGACGAGCACGGTGACAATGCCGGCCGCTTCAATCTCTATCTGGCTGATGTGACCGATGCGGGGCTGGCCAATATCCGGCCGTTGGTCGCCAACCGGCAAAGCAAAATCGATCGCTATTACTACAGCACGTTTGATCACGCGGTGAATCCGTCCTGGAGTCCGGATGGCAAACGCATTGTTTACGTCGGCAACCCGGAGGTCGCCTGGGGCAGCGGTGATCTGTGGTCGGTGTCGGTCAGCGATCCGAATGATCGTTATCGGGTGCTGGTGGAAGAAACCACCTGGGCCGCCAAACCGGAATTTGCTCCCGATGGCAAACGCCTGCTGTACAGCAGCTATCAAGGTCGACAATGGCATCAATTGTGGCTGACCACGGCGACTGGGCAATCGCCATTGCCGCTGACGTTTGGTGAGTTTGATCGGCGCAATGCCCGCTGGTCACGTGATGGTCAGCGTGTGCTTTATATCAGCAACGAGCAGGGCAACAGCAGTCTCTGGCTGCAGGATGTCATCGGCGGCAAACGGCAACAAATTACCGCCAACAGCCGCCACTTTCAGCGCCCGATAGCCGAGCTGCGACTGCAACTGCGTGACGACCGGGGCCAGCCGCTGGCGGCACGGGTGACCGCGCTGGCCAGTGACGGCCGCCATTACGGTCCCGATGACAGCTGGCTGCATGCCGATGACGGTTTTGACCGGCGCCAACAAGCCCATGAACATCACTACTTTCATTGCCAGCAACGCTGCGTGCTGACCGCGCCGGTGGGTGAGCTGACGCTGATCATCCAGCATGGTTTCGCGATGAGCATCGCGCAGCAAACGCTGCAACTGAAGCCGGGCAGCCGCGAGCTGACCGTGACCCTGCACGACAATGCGCTGCCAGCCGAATTTGGCTCGCACCTCAGCGCCGATCTGCATGTGCACATGAACTACGGTGGCCAGTACCGCCAGCAGCTCGCCGGCTTGGCGGCACAGGCGCAGGCCGAAGATCTGGATGTCGTTTACAACCTGATCGTCAACAAAGAGCAGCGAATTCCGGATATCGGCGAATTCAAGACCACAGCCGACCAGTTCGGGCCGACCACGATTTTTCAAGGTCAGGAATTTCATACCAGCTACTGGGGCCATCTCGGCCTGCTGCATCTGGATGACCATTATCTGACGCCTGATTTCAGCAGCTACCGGCATACCGCACTCGCCTCGCCGTATCCGCATAACGGCGTCATTGCCGATCTGGCGCATGAACAACAGGCGTTGATGGGTTATGTGCATCCCTTCGACTGGCGCATCGTGCCGGAACAAGAAAAGAAGTTGACCAATCTGCTGCCGGTCGATGTTGCACTCGGCAAGACCGATTACTACGAGCTGGTGTCATTCGCCGACCATCTGGCCACCGCCGAAGTGTGGCATCGGTTGCTCAATCTGGGGTTCAAGCTAGCCGCCGCGGCCGGCACCGATGCCATGACCAACTACGCCTCGCTGCGCGGTCCGGTCGGCTTGAATCGGGTGTTTCTCGCGGTCGAAAAGCCGTCCCCGACGGCATTGAAAGCGGCGATCAAAAACGGTCACGGCTTTGTCAGCAATGCGCCGCTGCTTGGCTTGACCGTCAACGGTGTTGCGCCCGGTGACACGCTGCAATTGCCGGCCGGAGCAACACGGGTGGAGATCCACGCCGCCGTGCGCTCGAACACGCCGGTGCCGATGGTGGAAATTCTGCACAACGGCAAGGTGTTGAAGCGGATCAAAACCGACCGCAGCGGTATGCGCGCCGACTTTTCCGGTGCGCTGGAGCTGACGGAAAGCGGCTGGATTTTGCTGCGCGCCTATAACCCGGAGCCGCATGCGCTGGTGCAGGATCTGTACGCCTACGGCAGTACCAATCCGGTCTGGCTGGAGCTGCCGGGCAAGCCACAGCGCGCGCCGGAAGATGCCGCCTATTTTCTGCGCTGGATTGATCGGATCATCGACGATGCCGGTCAGCGCACCGACTACAACACCGAACAGGAGCGCGAGAAGACCCTGCAGTATCTGCGGGCCGGCCGGGCGGTGTTTGAGGAAAAAGCGAAACCGGCGGCGAAATAA
- a CDS encoding CoA transferase subunit A, with amino-acid sequence MSLQQAIAQYLHDGQSVAMEGFTHLIPFAAGHEIIRQQKKNLHLIRMTPDLIYDQLIGMGCASELTFSWGGNPGVGSLHRLRDAVEKQWPQPLTLHEHSHAEMAVAYQAGASGMPCGFMKGYPATQLAEVNPAQIQPQQCPFTGQWLSAIAAIKPDVTILHAQQADADGNVLIRGIVGAAREAALAAKTVIVTVEQQVEKIDADMNAIVLPRWLIAAIAVVPGGAYPSYAQGHYPRDNAFYLAWDEIARDREKFLSWMQSHVLALRDHAELLQRLQVAA; translated from the coding sequence ATGAGCTTGCAACAAGCCATAGCGCAATACCTTCACGACGGCCAGAGCGTTGCCATGGAAGGCTTCACGCATCTGATTCCATTTGCCGCCGGCCATGAAATCATCCGCCAGCAGAAAAAAAATCTGCATCTGATCCGGATGACGCCGGATCTGATTTACGACCAATTGATCGGCATGGGCTGCGCCAGCGAACTGACCTTTTCCTGGGGCGGCAATCCCGGTGTCGGCTCGTTGCACCGTTTGCGTGATGCCGTGGAAAAACAGTGGCCGCAGCCGCTGACCTTGCATGAACACAGTCACGCCGAAATGGCGGTCGCCTATCAGGCCGGTGCCAGTGGCATGCCCTGCGGCTTCATGAAAGGCTATCCGGCGACGCAATTGGCGGAAGTCAATCCGGCGCAAATCCAGCCGCAGCAGTGTCCGTTCACCGGGCAATGGCTGAGCGCGATCGCCGCCATCAAACCCGATGTCACCATTTTGCATGCCCAGCAAGCCGATGCCGACGGCAATGTGTTGATCCGCGGCATTGTCGGCGCCGCACGCGAGGCAGCGCTGGCGGCGAAAACGGTCATCGTCACGGTTGAGCAGCAGGTGGAAAAAATCGATGCCGACATGAACGCAATCGTGTTGCCACGCTGGTTGATCGCCGCCATTGCCGTGGTGCCGGGTGGCGCCTATCCATCGTATGCGCAAGGCCATTATCCGCGCGACAACGCCTTTTATCTGGCCTGGGATGAGATTGCCCGCGACCGGGAAAAATTCCTCAGCTGGATGCAAAGCCATGTGCTGGCACTGCGCGACCATGCTGAGCTTCTGCAACGTTTGCAGGTGGCCGCATGA
- a CDS encoding CoA-transferase subunit beta, with product MSIAVMNSEQSSGQNSVPNYSRDEIMTVTAARQLQNSAVCFVGIGLPSAACNLARQTHAPELVLIYESGTVGTKPSVLPLSIGDGELAETADCVIPLPDIFSYYLQGGRVDIGFLGAAQIDRFGNLNSTVIGDYLRPSTRLPGAGGAPEIAMHAKQVLIVMKQSPRSFVESLGFRTSCGFMNGNGQRRHGEFADASAGAGPQVVITDYGMLKPDPVSDELTLVAVYPGVTAAEVSAATGWSLRIAPTLTVLPEPTAAELSALRSLHARTEQAHANPVRIVLPKTA from the coding sequence ATGAGTATCGCAGTAATGAATTCGGAACAGAGTTCGGGACAGAATTCTGTCCCGAACTACAGCCGCGACGAGATCATGACCGTCACCGCCGCGCGCCAGCTGCAAAACAGCGCAGTCTGTTTTGTTGGCATTGGCTTGCCCAGTGCCGCCTGCAATCTGGCCCGGCAAACGCATGCCCCGGAGCTGGTGCTGATTTACGAATCCGGCACGGTCGGTACCAAGCCGAGCGTGCTGCCGCTGTCCATCGGTGATGGTGAGCTGGCGGAGACCGCTGATTGCGTGATCCCGCTGCCGGACATTTTCAGTTACTACCTGCAAGGTGGCCGCGTTGACATCGGTTTTCTCGGTGCCGCCCAGATTGATCGCTTCGGTAATCTGAACAGCACGGTGATTGGCGATTATCTGCGGCCCTCGACGCGGCTGCCGGGCGCTGGCGGTGCACCGGAAATTGCCATGCATGCCAAGCAGGTGCTGATCGTCATGAAGCAATCGCCGCGCAGTTTCGTCGAGAGCCTGGGTTTTCGCACTTCCTGCGGCTTCATGAACGGCAATGGTCAGCGCCGGCACGGCGAGTTTGCTGATGCAAGCGCGGGCGCCGGGCCGCAAGTCGTGATCACCGACTACGGCATGTTGAAACCGGATCCGGTCAGTGATGAATTGACTCTGGTGGCAGTCTATCCCGGGGTAACCGCAGCGGAGGTCAGCGCGGCCACCGGCTGGTCACTGCGAATTGCCCCGACCTTGACGGTACTGCCGGAACCGACTGCAGCAGAGTTGAGCGCGTTACGCTCGCTGCATGCGCGTACCGAGCAGGCTCATGCCAATCCGGTTCGCATCGTGTTGCCGAAAACGGCCTGA